A part of Synechococcus sp. KORDI-49 genomic DNA contains:
- a CDS encoding DEAD/DEAH box helicase, with product MAGLADHTWKGRFSSSLESLLEGFYKPALMDAVRYWRVTGYFTSRSLLQVLEGVENLVAASPDGLGRGQMRLITGVFLSEADIAALAAGTPSETVLTDHLSTHFPFEGVEPGGQGDVALGAELLAWLVSRGHLEIRVGLPLIDGHIVNDGAIFHAKEGVVEDLHGDRLGFSGSVNETPNGWTSNFETIQTFCSWKPGGVETIDDLEAGFLRLWENQDAGARTFTLPEAIRQQLAIYAPSEQALPRRLKPFLNDLPAPEPEPVVEIVPDIDERRRIVWSYVLQAAASDLPGAERVGEGTSAVTPWPHQQRAFQRLWQQWPPRLLIADEVGLGKTVQAGLLLRQAWLSGRARRMLVMAPASVLKQWQRELREKFGLDWPIYSGKTLDWQPTRFRPTGLSRPVDRNSWTAEPYVLVSSHLMRRRERHKDLLEAEPYDLVVLDEAHHARTRRENSSSGGERLRPNTLMQLMQQLRQRTNGLLLLTATPMQVNELEVWDLLALLGMPPEWTEDAFERFFEWVEKENPDEATLAYLAGLWRSSVSAFGEAPGNAMPEELRRSPLRKRKALRALNDRDPLSRRNLSVEIRQASLAMAKRWTPVQGLISRHSRNLLRAYKQQGSMDLAIGTRHVDDRFLESTPQERALYDAVEDFISTQYAQATGQKKSAVGFVMTIYRRRLASSVAALVSTLEKRLAGHQQQLEEDAAAAEDDDISGEQTFDLEGMQSAFQEPSLQGELEAIGVLLDQARPLVGHDSKGAEFLKAIEQLQAQGYKQVIVFSQYTDTVDALKQLLISAERTSLMAFTGRGGEILQRGGVWKALNREATKRGFKEGKAEILLCTDAAAEGLNFQFCGALINYDMPWNPMRVEQRIGRIDRIGQTHEQMQIVNLHLDGTVEADVYRALKGRIAMFEQVVGKLQPILAKASSSISQATLVSRDQREKARASAVAAVEQESEIKGLDLDDVLQDLDAIREVVNSLQHSPLTLADLEAILRQPSLLPPGCSARPIGEYDFAWTQPGLDEEMRVTCNASYYEDNSDSCELWVPGSPLFPTKAMEELATGETSISREELLQTISAASGQST from the coding sequence ATGGCCGGCCTTGCCGATCACACCTGGAAAGGGCGTTTCAGCAGCTCCCTGGAGAGCCTGCTGGAGGGCTTCTACAAACCGGCCCTGATGGATGCCGTGCGCTACTGGCGCGTCACCGGCTACTTCACCAGCCGCTCCCTGCTTCAGGTATTGGAGGGGGTGGAAAACCTGGTGGCTGCGTCACCTGATGGCCTGGGCCGCGGCCAGATGCGGTTGATCACCGGCGTGTTCCTAAGCGAAGCCGACATCGCTGCTCTGGCAGCCGGAACTCCCTCTGAAACTGTTCTCACCGATCACCTCTCAACCCACTTCCCCTTCGAGGGTGTTGAGCCGGGTGGTCAAGGTGACGTCGCTCTAGGGGCCGAGCTCCTGGCGTGGCTGGTGAGCCGGGGCCACCTGGAGATCCGCGTAGGGCTGCCCCTCATCGACGGGCACATCGTCAATGACGGCGCGATCTTCCACGCCAAAGAGGGCGTGGTGGAAGACCTCCACGGCGATCGCCTGGGCTTCAGTGGCAGCGTCAACGAAACCCCCAACGGCTGGACCAGCAACTTCGAAACCATCCAGACCTTCTGCTCCTGGAAGCCCGGTGGTGTCGAGACCATTGATGATCTGGAGGCCGGCTTTCTGCGGCTCTGGGAAAACCAGGACGCCGGCGCCCGCACCTTCACCCTCCCTGAGGCAATCCGCCAGCAACTGGCCATCTATGCGCCGTCTGAGCAGGCCCTGCCCCGTCGCCTCAAACCTTTCCTCAACGATCTGCCAGCACCAGAGCCAGAGCCCGTCGTTGAGATCGTTCCCGACATCGATGAACGGCGCCGAATCGTGTGGAGCTACGTGCTGCAGGCCGCCGCCAGCGATCTGCCCGGAGCCGAACGGGTCGGTGAAGGCACCAGTGCTGTCACTCCTTGGCCCCACCAACAGCGCGCTTTCCAGCGCCTCTGGCAGCAGTGGCCGCCCAGGCTGCTGATCGCGGATGAGGTGGGCCTCGGCAAAACGGTCCAGGCCGGCCTGTTACTCCGTCAGGCTTGGTTAAGCGGCCGGGCCCGTCGCATGCTGGTGATGGCACCTGCGTCGGTGCTCAAGCAGTGGCAGCGGGAACTGCGCGAGAAGTTTGGCCTCGACTGGCCCATCTACAGCGGCAAGACACTCGACTGGCAACCCACCCGTTTCCGTCCCACTGGGCTCTCCAGGCCGGTGGACCGGAACAGCTGGACAGCAGAGCCCTACGTGCTGGTCTCCAGCCACCTGATGCGGCGGCGCGAACGCCACAAAGATCTGCTGGAAGCCGAGCCCTACGACCTGGTGGTGCTCGATGAAGCCCACCACGCCCGAACCCGTCGGGAGAACAGCAGCAGCGGTGGCGAGCGCCTCCGCCCCAACACCCTGATGCAGCTCATGCAGCAGCTGCGCCAGCGCACCAATGGCTTGCTGCTTCTCACCGCCACACCCATGCAGGTGAATGAGCTGGAAGTGTGGGACCTGCTCGCCCTGCTAGGCATGCCCCCCGAGTGGACCGAAGACGCCTTCGAGAGGTTCTTCGAGTGGGTGGAAAAGGAGAACCCGGATGAGGCAACACTGGCCTACCTGGCTGGGTTGTGGCGCAGCAGTGTGTCGGCGTTTGGCGAGGCACCGGGCAATGCCATGCCGGAAGAGCTGCGTAGGTCGCCGCTGCGCAAACGCAAGGCCCTGCGCGCCCTCAATGACAGGGACCCCCTCTCCCGCCGCAATCTCAGTGTCGAGATCCGCCAGGCCTCGCTGGCTATGGCGAAGCGCTGGACCCCTGTGCAGGGGCTGATCTCCCGTCATAGCCGCAACCTGCTGAGGGCCTACAAGCAGCAGGGATCGATGGATCTGGCCATCGGAACTCGCCACGTGGACGACCGCTTCCTGGAGAGCACGCCGCAGGAGCGTGCGTTGTACGACGCTGTGGAGGACTTCATCTCCACCCAATACGCCCAGGCAACAGGCCAGAAGAAATCGGCAGTGGGCTTCGTGATGACGATCTACCGCCGCCGCCTCGCCAGCAGCGTGGCCGCCCTGGTCTCCACCTTGGAGAAGCGCCTGGCTGGCCACCAGCAACAGCTGGAGGAAGACGCGGCGGCCGCAGAAGACGACGACATCAGCGGAGAGCAGACCTTCGACCTGGAGGGCATGCAGAGCGCCTTCCAGGAGCCCTCGCTCCAAGGGGAACTCGAAGCCATCGGGGTGCTGCTCGATCAGGCCAGGCCCCTGGTCGGCCACGACAGCAAGGGGGCCGAGTTCCTCAAGGCCATCGAGCAACTGCAGGCCCAGGGCTACAAACAGGTGATCGTCTTCTCCCAGTACACCGACACCGTCGATGCCCTCAAGCAGCTGCTGATCAGCGCAGAGCGCACCAGCCTGATGGCCTTTACCGGCCGCGGAGGAGAGATCCTGCAGAGGGGCGGGGTCTGGAAAGCCCTGAATCGCGAGGCCACCAAACGGGGCTTCAAGGAAGGCAAAGCCGAGATCCTGCTCTGCACCGATGCAGCAGCCGAGGGCCTGAACTTCCAGTTCTGTGGCGCACTGATCAACTACGACATGCCGTGGAACCCGATGCGTGTGGAGCAGCGCATTGGCCGTATCGACCGCATTGGCCAGACCCATGAGCAAATGCAGATCGTGAACCTGCATCTCGATGGAACTGTGGAGGCCGATGTGTATCGGGCGCTGAAAGGTCGAATTGCGATGTTCGAGCAGGTGGTGGGCAAGCTGCAGCCGATCCTGGCCAAGGCCTCCAGCTCCATCTCCCAGGCCACCCTCGTTAGCCGTGATCAGCGTGAGAAGGCGAGGGCATCAGCGGTGGCAGCTGTTGAGCAGGAGTCCGAGATCAAGGGCCTCGATCTTGATGATGTCCTTCAGGACCTTGATGCCATCCGTGAAGTGGTGAACAGCCTGCAGCATTCACCGCTCACCCTGGCTGATCTCGAAGCGATCCTCAGACAGCCGTCGCTGCTGCCACCGGGCTGCAGCGCTCGTCCGATCGGTGAATACGACTTCGCCTGGACCCAACCCGGCCTCGACGAAGAAATGCGCGTGACCTGCAATGCCTCCTATTACGAGGACAACAGCGACAGCTGCGAGCTGTGGGTGCCGGGGAGTCCGTTGTTTCCAACAAAGGCTATGGAAGAGCTCGCGACAGGGGAAACATCAATAAGTAGAGAAGAGCTCTTGCAAACGATTTCGGCAGCATCAGGTCAGTCGACGTAA
- a CDS encoding DUF1156 domain-containing protein, with translation MTKRLIEEWLPIAELGEESMRERRSMTALPPINYLHVWWARRPLVASRAAVLASLLPADADRSTFMHMLGIHGDPVAAKRRIAKAKKTGEDLGLNVYGYPRAFQYRPSEKEEFWLLEETQKLGVEHPTVLDPTAGGGSIPFESLRLGCKTLANDINPVAVLVQKATYEWPSQHERALLDEYNRLTGRFLELAEPRFQHLYPPEPPGTQVHGYLWARTVHCPYCAGKVPLSPNWKLAPDGTGVKLVPHLGEGPGDTSRHCSFEIVRSVGEQSEGTVKGGAATCPYPDCGRVIVGDQVKAQAQAGGMGEQLFAVALKRKLPTAYTKTGRPKKDKWEQCYRAPRQEDDNSAAIDAALAEKLPEWEALDLVPNENFPKICTDDRPIQYGMPLWRDLFSPRQLLCHGTSVEIFRELVNEESAKAGGLSDLNRAALGYVALALDTVINYNARSCRWDSTTSRVRSVFDRHDFAFVASYAEMAALVTGFGYEWAFEKTRRCISELTELIAPSNGAVVDAGPLFSATTPLVQTNTSDSPMVISCGSGDSLAHLDAGTVDAVVMDPPYYDNVMYAELSDFFYVWLKRTAGLLYPELFMAPLTDKDNEAVANPALHKGKKGAKALAGLDYQQKMAEIFAECRRVLKDDGVMTLMFTHKATGAWDALTKGLIDAGFAITASWPINTEAEGSLHIKDKSAANSTIFLVCRPRPEQKPEDGVQYWEDLEPRVKAAVRQRIEQFQAGGIRGVDLYLSCFGPALEEFSLHWPIKRGQPKPIQEKTKKRGRAQLTLDELLKEDDPYAVTPEDALDAARREVKAWRMEKLTSGSRRAQLDPLTEWFVLAWDAFEAPQFPFDEALRLARVVGLDLDNDVVGVLAEKKTSNLILWDSSTRATKGKLGSPDGTRSWIDAIHHCAHRARSIDLNAAKQLLDDNGLANSADFLTALEAVLEVLPISARYTGFDPVKAAAPAASDFEALENLRRLALAEEVSAPKQLEMVLAELAEV, from the coding sequence ATGACCAAACGTCTGATCGAAGAGTGGCTACCGATCGCTGAACTTGGCGAAGAGAGCATGCGGGAGCGGCGATCAATGACGGCCCTCCCGCCAATCAATTACTTACATGTGTGGTGGGCGCGGCGGCCGCTGGTGGCCTCTCGGGCGGCGGTGCTGGCGTCATTGCTGCCGGCGGATGCTGATCGGAGCACGTTCATGCACATGCTCGGGATACACGGGGATCCAGTTGCCGCGAAAAGGCGGATCGCTAAAGCCAAGAAGACTGGGGAGGATCTCGGTCTGAACGTGTACGGCTATCCCAGGGCATTCCAGTACAGACCCAGCGAGAAGGAGGAGTTCTGGTTGCTGGAAGAGACTCAAAAACTTGGGGTCGAACACCCCACCGTGCTCGACCCAACTGCCGGCGGTGGGTCCATTCCGTTTGAAAGCCTGCGGCTGGGTTGCAAGACCTTGGCCAACGACATCAATCCTGTCGCCGTGTTAGTGCAGAAAGCTACCTACGAGTGGCCATCGCAGCACGAACGGGCGTTGCTCGATGAGTACAACCGGCTGACTGGCCGTTTTCTGGAACTGGCAGAGCCCCGTTTCCAGCACCTCTACCCTCCTGAGCCACCTGGCACACAGGTGCATGGCTACCTCTGGGCACGCACTGTCCATTGCCCCTATTGCGCCGGCAAGGTGCCCCTGTCGCCCAATTGGAAGCTTGCGCCAGATGGCACTGGCGTGAAGTTGGTGCCCCACCTGGGCGAGGGCCCGGGGGACACGAGTCGCCATTGCAGCTTCGAGATCGTGCGCAGTGTTGGCGAGCAGAGCGAGGGCACGGTGAAGGGTGGTGCTGCTACCTGCCCTTATCCCGACTGCGGCCGCGTGATCGTCGGCGATCAGGTAAAGGCTCAGGCCCAGGCCGGAGGCATGGGTGAGCAGCTTTTTGCGGTGGCCCTCAAGCGCAAGCTGCCTACCGCTTACACCAAAACTGGCAGGCCTAAAAAAGACAAATGGGAACAGTGCTACCGCGCCCCACGACAGGAGGACGACAACAGCGCCGCGATCGACGCTGCCTTGGCGGAGAAGCTTCCGGAATGGGAGGCGCTGGATCTGGTCCCGAATGAGAATTTCCCCAAGATCTGCACCGACGATCGCCCCATCCAGTACGGCATGCCCTTATGGCGCGATCTGTTCTCGCCCCGCCAGCTGCTCTGCCACGGCACAAGCGTCGAGATCTTCCGGGAATTGGTGAATGAAGAATCGGCGAAAGCTGGTGGATTATCTGATCTGAACCGAGCGGCTCTGGGGTATGTCGCGCTGGCCCTTGACACCGTTATTAACTACAACGCGAGATCATGTCGGTGGGACTCAACAACTTCGAGGGTGCGGTCGGTTTTTGATCGCCACGACTTCGCTTTTGTTGCGTCCTACGCAGAAATGGCCGCGCTTGTTACGGGCTTTGGTTACGAGTGGGCTTTCGAAAAAACTAGGCGTTGCATAAGTGAGCTCACTGAGCTCATCGCTCCATCCAATGGGGCCGTTGTTGATGCAGGCCCATTGTTTTCGGCCACTACTCCTTTAGTTCAGACCAACACCTCCGATTCTCCGATGGTGATCTCCTGCGGATCTGGTGATTCGTTAGCTCATCTCGATGCCGGCACGGTGGATGCGGTGGTGATGGACCCGCCTTACTACGACAACGTGATGTATGCCGAGCTGAGCGACTTCTTCTATGTCTGGCTCAAGCGCACTGCTGGCCTGCTCTACCCCGAGCTGTTCATGGCGCCTCTCACCGATAAAGACAACGAAGCCGTTGCCAACCCCGCCCTACACAAGGGCAAGAAGGGCGCGAAGGCTCTCGCTGGCCTCGACTACCAGCAGAAGATGGCCGAGATCTTCGCGGAGTGCCGCCGCGTCCTTAAGGATGACGGTGTGATGACCCTGATGTTCACCCACAAGGCCACCGGCGCCTGGGATGCACTCACCAAGGGCCTGATCGATGCCGGCTTTGCCATCACGGCTTCCTGGCCAATCAACACTGAAGCCGAAGGCTCACTCCACATAAAAGACAAGTCGGCCGCCAACAGCACGATCTTCCTTGTCTGCCGACCGCGACCTGAGCAGAAACCAGAAGACGGGGTGCAGTACTGGGAAGACCTTGAACCCCGCGTGAAGGCTGCTGTACGCCAGCGCATCGAGCAGTTCCAAGCCGGTGGCATTCGCGGTGTTGACCTCTACCTCTCTTGCTTCGGTCCGGCGCTGGAGGAGTTCTCCCTGCACTGGCCGATCAAGCGCGGTCAGCCCAAGCCAATACAGGAGAAAACCAAGAAGCGTGGCCGTGCTCAGCTGACCCTCGATGAACTGCTCAAGGAAGACGACCCCTACGCCGTCACCCCAGAAGACGCTCTTGATGCTGCTCGCCGAGAGGTGAAGGCCTGGCGGATGGAGAAGCTCACCTCCGGCTCTCGTCGCGCTCAGCTTGATCCGCTCACCGAGTGGTTCGTGCTGGCCTGGGATGCCTTTGAGGCCCCGCAGTTCCCGTTCGATGAAGCCCTGCGCCTCGCTCGCGTCGTGGGTCTCGACCTTGATAACGACGTAGTGGGTGTGTTGGCCGAGAAGAAGACCAGCAACCTGATCCTTTGGGACAGCTCCACCCGCGCCACCAAAGGCAAGCTTGGCTCCCCTGATGGAACCCGCTCCTGGATCGATGCCATCCACCACTGCGCCCACCGCGCCCGCAGCATCGACCTCAACGCTGCCAAGCAGCTTCTCGATGACAACGGCCTGGCCAATAGCGCCGACTTCCTCACCGCCCTGGAGGCCGTGCTGGAGGTACTGCCCATCTCCGCTCGCTACACCGGCTTCGATCCCGTGAAGGCCGCTGCGCCTGCCGCGTCGGACTTTGAGGCCCTGGAGAACCTGCGTCGGCTTGCCTTGGCGGAGGAGGTGTCGGCACCGAAGCAGCTGGAAATGGTGCTCGCGGAACTGGCTGAGGTTTAG